A window of the Glaciimonas sp. CA11.2 genome harbors these coding sequences:
- a CDS encoding ABC transporter ATP-binding protein: MLKMTNVTKAFGGVVATNDFSAEFERGSLSAIIGPNGAGKTTLFNLISGKIKADSGSIIFDGKDITTLPAKAIVQRGIGRAFQVSSIFPTLTVAQSLEAAVMAHRGQMSNIFASFSTPRSPSLVKERAAEIVEMLGMELKANTLARELPHGDQKLLDIGLALALEPRLLLLDEPTAGMGPEERLLMMERVHYLWQREKITIIFIEHDMDIVFARAQTIRVLYYGALLAQGTPDQIRNNQAVIDAYLGTGFEEAAA; encoded by the coding sequence ATGCTAAAAATGACCAATGTAACAAAGGCGTTTGGTGGCGTCGTTGCAACCAATGATTTTTCGGCAGAATTTGAGCGCGGCAGCTTGTCAGCAATCATCGGCCCTAATGGTGCAGGCAAAACCACGCTATTTAATCTCATCAGTGGCAAAATAAAAGCAGATTCCGGCAGCATTATTTTTGACGGAAAAGACATTACCACCTTGCCAGCGAAGGCGATTGTTCAACGCGGGATCGGACGCGCATTTCAGGTGTCCAGTATTTTTCCCACCTTGACTGTGGCGCAATCGCTAGAAGCAGCGGTGATGGCACATCGTGGCCAAATGAGTAATATCTTTGCCTCGTTTTCAACGCCGCGTTCGCCGTCTTTGGTGAAGGAGCGGGCAGCAGAAATCGTAGAAATGCTCGGCATGGAATTAAAGGCGAATACGCTAGCCCGAGAATTACCGCATGGGGATCAGAAGCTGCTCGATATCGGTTTAGCGCTCGCGCTTGAACCGCGTTTGTTGTTACTTGATGAGCCGACGGCGGGCATGGGACCGGAAGAGCGGTTGTTGATGATGGAGCGAGTCCACTATTTATGGCAGCGGGAAAAAATAACGATCATTTTTATTGAGCATGATATGGACATCGTATTTGCCCGTGCGCAAACCATCCGCGTATTGTATTACGGCGCATTGCTGGCCCAAGGCACGCCCGATCAAATTCGTAACAATCAGGCTGTCATTGACGCTTATCTGGGCACTGGATTTGAAGAGGCTGCTGCGTGA
- a CDS encoding branched-chain amino acid ABC transporter permease, with protein MNNRLLSSTSLWVIVAFIIVAGLPSVIASQMVLDLIIHIAIFGLFAISVNLLIGYTGLISFGHAMFYASGAYAFGLLMQTGMWSIPAAMAMAVLSSALLALIVGLICTKTKEIYFTFLTLAIQMMFYSTILSWQTLTGGDQGLTGGFKKPIFLGIDLANTHHVYYFIAGVVIVSLGLLWHITKSPFGYALRMVRDNAARVEFLGMNVRGYRVAAFVIAAAFASVAGVLMSLYVSAAYPNFGYWTMSGEAIFMIMLGGVNTFLGPLVGATMLTLLNHYVTAHTKYYGLVLGTIILLYVLLLRKGLLDIVVERFIAFRLGRTKPAQLVKFDNPVESRLP; from the coding sequence ATGAACAATCGCCTGCTCTCATCAACCTCGTTATGGGTGATCGTAGCCTTTATTATTGTGGCGGGGCTGCCTAGCGTGATCGCCTCACAGATGGTGCTGGACTTGATCATTCACATCGCTATATTTGGATTATTTGCGATCTCGGTTAATTTGTTAATCGGTTATACCGGCCTGATTTCTTTCGGTCACGCCATGTTTTATGCCTCCGGTGCTTACGCGTTCGGCTTGTTGATGCAAACCGGCATGTGGTCGATCCCGGCAGCGATGGCAATGGCGGTACTAAGCAGTGCGTTACTCGCCTTGATCGTGGGTCTGATTTGCACTAAAACCAAAGAAATTTATTTTACTTTTCTAACGCTGGCGATTCAGATGATGTTCTACAGCACGATCCTGAGTTGGCAGACACTGACCGGCGGCGATCAGGGATTGACCGGCGGTTTTAAGAAACCGATTTTTCTCGGTATCGATCTGGCGAATACGCATCATGTGTATTACTTCATCGCCGGCGTCGTTATCGTATCGCTCGGATTGTTGTGGCACATCACCAAATCACCTTTCGGCTATGCACTACGCATGGTTCGCGATAATGCTGCGCGGGTTGAGTTTTTAGGGATGAACGTGCGTGGATATCGCGTCGCGGCATTCGTGATCGCAGCGGCTTTTGCCAGTGTCGCCGGGGTGCTGATGAGTTTGTACGTCAGCGCTGCTTATCCTAACTTTGGTTACTGGACCATGTCGGGAGAAGCGATTTTCATGATTATGTTAGGTGGTGTGAATACGTTCCTTGGCCCGTTGGTGGGTGCGACCATGTTGACCTTGCTTAATCATTATGTCACTGCACATACCAAATACTACGGGCTGGTCTTAGGCACCATTATTTTGCTCTACGTACTTTTGTTACGTAAAGGCTTGCTGGATATTGTCGTTGAGCGGTTTATTGCCTTCCGCCTTGGACGCACGAAGCCTGCCCAATTGGTCAAATTTGACAACCCCGTGGAATCGAGACTTCCTTGA
- a CDS encoding branched-chain amino acid ABC transporter permease gives MMTQGLNAFVIGMLLFLVASGLTLIFGVLKVVNFTHGSLYMMGAYLAYYIYGITDSYVLAVIIASAGIAVFGVFLERIFFRRLYQSNFLMQLLMCYGWILVLDDLVQLMFGAEFQSMGMPSFFATAPLMIAGAPIPLFYIFLIGISFLVALAVWMLIVKTSFGSKVRAAATNTSMTGALGINTSLLYAGVFALGAGLAGLAGALAAPVRSLVPGMGFSILIESFIVTVIGGMGSIGGALVAAILIGVCRSFGSVGFPMFTEIGVFALMAVVLVLRPDGLFGKGAQR, from the coding sequence ATGATGACCCAAGGCCTGAATGCCTTCGTTATCGGGATGTTGTTATTTTTGGTCGCATCCGGTTTAACGTTAATTTTCGGTGTCTTGAAGGTGGTCAACTTTACGCACGGCTCCTTGTATATGATGGGCGCTTATCTCGCCTATTACATCTATGGGATAACAGATAGCTATGTGTTGGCAGTCATCATCGCTTCAGCAGGTATTGCTGTGTTCGGTGTATTCCTCGAGCGGATCTTTTTCCGGCGTCTGTATCAAAGTAATTTTTTGATGCAACTGCTGATGTGTTACGGCTGGATTCTGGTACTGGACGATCTGGTTCAATTGATGTTCGGTGCGGAATTTCAGTCGATGGGTATGCCATCTTTTTTTGCAACAGCGCCATTAATGATTGCTGGCGCACCAATTCCCCTCTTTTATATTTTCCTGATCGGCATTAGCTTTTTGGTGGCGCTGGCGGTCTGGATGCTGATTGTGAAAACATCCTTCGGCAGCAAGGTCCGCGCGGCGGCGACCAATACATCCATGACAGGCGCGTTGGGAATCAATACTTCGTTGCTATATGCCGGTGTATTTGCACTCGGTGCCGGACTTGCCGGTCTGGCTGGCGCATTAGCCGCTCCGGTCCGATCGTTAGTGCCGGGAATGGGTTTCTCTATCTTGATCGAGTCATTCATCGTCACCGTCATTGGCGGCATGGGTTCAATCGGCGGCGCCCTGGTTGCGGCAATTTTGATTGGCGTATGCCGTTCATTCGGCAGTGTCGGCTTTCCGATGTTTACTGAAATTGGTGTGTTTGCGTTGATGGCTGTAGTGCTGGTTTTACGGCCCGATGGCCTCTTTGGAAAAGGCGCTCAACGATGA
- a CDS encoding ABC transporter substrate-binding protein: protein MTKISLKRRRILGAAASLGVAGASLGFPSILRAQTAQTIKIGIPTIMSGRIAQLGISSTNGAQLEVDAFNAAGGFNGQMVELLIRDSKGKPEESSRLTRDLINSDKCNFILDCDASNGAFAVHEVVRGTGTLCIHASPEISTLTADPKMKIPNAFRTARQGAQDAIVAGQYAAEVAKQNNFTKWMTIGPDYAYGRDTTALFVRYLKHFSPSAQIVGEAWPKMSQPDYTEFITKIMQEKPQAIFTCLIGGDLVSFIDQGNLYGLFNEIEVFAVALADFTTISKVKAMPKRVHSGTRYLSAFPNTQANKAWANAYSAKFKDSPTNWSWQAASGMDFMLEAIRQTKSVDSKKMSDALRGMQIKSPFGSKGMLTLRASDQTLVDYATGWGRISNKLPFIENAKMADWGVITDLELKWKKENGWA, encoded by the coding sequence ATGACAAAAATATCGCTCAAGCGGCGCCGGATATTAGGTGCGGCCGCTTCCCTGGGTGTGGCTGGTGCAAGCTTAGGATTTCCTTCAATTTTGCGGGCTCAAACCGCGCAAACCATCAAAATCGGTATTCCAACGATCATGTCGGGACGCATTGCGCAATTGGGTATTTCGTCAACCAATGGCGCGCAATTAGAGGTAGATGCCTTTAATGCAGCTGGTGGCTTCAACGGGCAGATGGTCGAGTTGTTGATCCGTGATTCAAAGGGTAAACCAGAAGAATCGAGCCGATTGACGCGCGATTTGATCAACAGTGATAAGTGCAACTTTATCCTTGATTGCGATGCTTCCAATGGCGCGTTCGCGGTGCACGAAGTAGTGCGCGGGACCGGCACTTTATGCATCCACGCCAGCCCGGAAATTTCGACACTGACCGCTGACCCTAAGATGAAAATTCCAAACGCCTTCCGTACAGCACGTCAAGGTGCGCAAGATGCAATCGTGGCTGGACAATATGCTGCCGAAGTAGCAAAGCAAAACAATTTTACAAAGTGGATGACCATCGGTCCTGATTATGCGTATGGTCGCGATACCACTGCGCTTTTCGTCCGGTATTTGAAACATTTCAGTCCATCAGCGCAGATCGTCGGCGAAGCGTGGCCAAAAATGTCGCAGCCAGATTACACCGAGTTCATCACCAAAATTATGCAGGAAAAGCCACAGGCAATATTTACCTGTCTGATCGGCGGCGATCTGGTGTCTTTCATCGATCAGGGCAATCTGTATGGCTTGTTCAATGAGATTGAGGTGTTTGCGGTTGCACTGGCAGATTTCACCACTATTTCTAAAGTAAAAGCGATGCCGAAGCGGGTTCACTCTGGCACCCGTTATCTAAGCGCTTTTCCGAACACGCAGGCCAACAAGGCGTGGGCGAATGCCTACAGCGCAAAATTTAAGGATTCTCCGACAAACTGGTCGTGGCAAGCCGCTTCCGGTATGGATTTTATGCTTGAGGCTATACGCCAGACGAAGTCGGTTGATTCGAAAAAAATGTCCGATGCGTTGCGCGGTATGCAAATCAAATCGCCATTCGGCAGCAAAGGAATGTTGACACTGCGTGCTAGCGACCAGACGCTGGTTGACTATGCCACTGGTTGGGGCCGTATCTCAAATAAATTGCCGTTCATTGAAAACGCAAAAATGGCCGATTGGGGTGTTATCACCGATTTGGAACTGAAGTGGAAAAAAGAAAACGGTTGGGCTTAA
- a CDS encoding LysR family transcriptional regulator: MKRVTLLNLETLCWISRLGTFHATALKMNASPPAISARVREMETALGVALFRRQGRRMELTFQGRELVQMVEPLLRRLDSVVGDLDNAETASGTVRIGAGEIAALSWFPTFIANLRQLMPKVVYQIEIDLTTSMRQRLEIGKLDVALFAAPAVGPNIRSESLGTVRMCWMMAPALQGKYPDSATLRERLETHAIWSLSKPSASHSMTMDVLREQGVDRDAIGTCNNIMALIAIISSGAGIALLPEILVRSHLARSELVPLLPELAMPELEFVIAWNVDQEQLIIRNIVEVALQCTTFEMAITDMVASPKL; encoded by the coding sequence ATGAAGCGCGTCACACTCCTCAATCTTGAAACCCTGTGCTGGATTTCCCGGCTTGGCACTTTTCACGCCACGGCGCTGAAAATGAATGCCTCGCCGCCAGCAATCTCGGCGCGCGTGCGTGAAATGGAAACTGCCTTGGGTGTGGCGCTGTTCCGGCGTCAGGGAAGGCGCATGGAATTGACTTTCCAGGGCCGCGAACTGGTGCAAATGGTTGAGCCATTATTGCGCCGCCTAGATAGCGTAGTTGGTGACCTGGACAATGCCGAAACTGCCAGTGGCACTGTTCGTATCGGTGCGGGAGAGATCGCGGCGTTGAGTTGGTTTCCAACCTTCATTGCTAACTTGCGCCAATTGATGCCCAAGGTGGTATATCAAATTGAAATCGATCTGACCACATCAATGCGTCAACGCCTTGAAATCGGGAAGCTGGACGTCGCCCTGTTTGCCGCGCCAGCGGTAGGCCCGAATATTCGATCAGAATCGTTGGGCACAGTGCGTATGTGCTGGATGATGGCGCCCGCACTTCAAGGCAAGTATCCAGACTCGGCAACATTGCGCGAGCGACTGGAAACACATGCCATTTGGTCCTTGTCGAAACCGTCAGCCAGCCATTCCATGACGATGGACGTATTACGCGAGCAAGGCGTAGATAGGGATGCAATCGGTACCTGCAACAACATCATGGCACTAATTGCTATTATCTCCAGCGGTGCAGGTATCGCTTTGTTACCTGAAATTCTGGTGCGCTCGCACCTTGCGAGATCAGAACTTGTACCCTTATTGCCCGAATTGGCAATGCCAGAACTCGAATTCGTCATCGCATGGAATGTCGACCAGGAACAATTAATTATTCGCAATATTGTCGAAGTGGCGCTGCAATGTACTACCTTCGAAATGGCCATTACTGACATGGTTGCGTCACCGAAGTTGTAA
- a CDS encoding flavin reductase family protein encodes MAVTHLYLDGQHDTRQLRNALGRFPTGVTVITTRAPDGKLEGMTANSFSALSLDPPLVLWSIRRNALSLPGFLASGHFAINVLGVGQSDLSQRFATPNENKYGGLAYEEGLGGSPVLDGVLASFECETQSTIDGGDHVLFVGRVHKVSYHDGEPLIFNAGRYCTALPLQMGSISSDVSAMWADLG; translated from the coding sequence ATGGCGGTGACTCACTTGTATCTGGACGGTCAGCATGACACTCGACAGCTACGAAATGCGCTGGGCCGTTTTCCTACGGGCGTGACTGTTATTACCACGCGCGCACCCGACGGAAAATTGGAGGGGATGACGGCAAATTCCTTCTCGGCCTTATCGTTGGACCCGCCGTTGGTGTTGTGGAGTATCAGACGGAACGCGCTTTCGCTGCCAGGATTTTTGGCATCGGGGCATTTTGCGATCAATGTTCTCGGCGTGGGTCAATCCGATTTGTCACAACGCTTCGCGACGCCCAATGAAAACAAATACGGTGGACTCGCGTACGAGGAGGGATTGGGTGGCTCGCCGGTGCTGGATGGCGTGCTGGCTAGTTTCGAATGCGAGACTCAAAGCACCATTGATGGCGGCGATCATGTATTGTTCGTCGGTCGGGTGCATAAGGTTTCTTACCACGATGGCGAGCCCTTGATTTTCAATGCGGGACGTTATTGCACGGCTTTGCCTCTTCAGATGGGTTCGATATCATCGGATGTCAGTGCCATGTGGGCCGACCTGGGCTAG
- a CDS encoding LLM class flavin-dependent oxidoreductase: MKLGFFTMPMHPIGKDWQISLREDREAFILADQLGFVEGYVGEHATDPEENITSSALFLATLVDATKQMKLGTGTLNLPNHHPVTLASHIAMLDHLLGGRFILGISPGALPSDAEAYGNFDLPRPAMFLESINQLLKIWTTEPPYNLKGEHWNISTERTYIAETGMGSIPKPLQRPHPPIVVTAVAPFSQGITEAAARGWDPISANFLLPKWVKSHWTKYVEGCARAEREADPANWRVAKTVFVAKDDATAEAYALGTDGPYYYYYRSLFNKLKRRGSLGVFKSDPKMSDDSVTLEDVMKQLVIYGSPSKVADEIHALQEVTGQFGTMLYAGVDWTDRELARDSMILMAEKVLPLVNVVNG, encoded by the coding sequence ATGAAACTCGGATTTTTCACGATGCCTATGCATCCTATTGGCAAAGATTGGCAAATTTCGCTGCGCGAGGACCGCGAAGCTTTTATTTTGGCTGATCAGTTGGGCTTCGTTGAAGGTTATGTAGGTGAGCACGCGACTGATCCGGAAGAAAACATCACTTCATCCGCTTTGTTTTTGGCAACGCTGGTCGATGCGACCAAGCAAATGAAGCTGGGAACCGGCACGCTCAATCTCCCGAATCACCATCCTGTGACTCTCGCTAGTCACATCGCGATGCTGGATCATTTGCTGGGTGGGCGTTTTATCCTCGGGATTAGCCCGGGCGCGCTGCCTTCGGATGCTGAAGCTTATGGCAACTTCGATTTGCCACGTCCTGCGATGTTTTTGGAGTCGATCAATCAGTTGCTGAAAATATGGACGACTGAGCCGCCTTACAATCTCAAAGGTGAGCACTGGAATATATCGACGGAACGTACTTACATCGCGGAGACCGGGATGGGGTCGATTCCGAAGCCGCTCCAGCGTCCGCATCCGCCGATTGTCGTGACAGCCGTCGCGCCATTTTCGCAAGGTATTACCGAAGCCGCAGCGCGTGGTTGGGATCCTATTTCAGCCAATTTCTTGCTGCCGAAGTGGGTCAAGAGTCATTGGACCAAGTATGTCGAAGGTTGCGCACGGGCGGAGCGGGAAGCCGACCCTGCGAACTGGCGCGTCGCCAAGACCGTGTTTGTGGCGAAGGATGATGCTACCGCCGAGGCTTATGCGTTAGGCACCGATGGTCCTTATTATTACTATTACCGTTCTTTGTTCAATAAACTGAAACGCCGTGGTTCGCTGGGTGTTTTCAAAAGCGATCCTAAAATGTCCGATGACAGCGTGACCCTTGAAGATGTCATGAAGCAACTCGTCATTTATGGTTCGCCGTCAAAGGTCGCCGATGAGATCCATGCGTTGCAAGAAGTCACTGGCCAATTTGGTACGATGCTGTATGCAGGTGTCGACTGGACTGACCGCGAACTGGCGCGCGACTCTATGATCTTGATGGCCGAAAAAGTACTTCCTCTGGTCAATGTGGTCAATGGCTAA
- a CDS encoding IclR family transcriptional regulator: MSPDRYLRTFDVLDLLVRFKEGLRLTEIKEALGLPVSSVHNMLQTMVAAEVLTMTEDLRYSIGPRVVGIALSTVASLDVRPLARRHLQDLAKIIGDDVYLGMNMGQRVFYVDRCMGTQRISLDIRLGERLSLHCTATGKLFAANDTRLAAKALSGPLKKLTTNTITDARALEAEYQRIRKQGYAKSEEEAVEGVVGYAIPIRHANGNLAGAIHVSVIGRRATKSHEHKLLDAARACAEQIERSLGNIRPVLT, translated from the coding sequence ATGAGTCCCGACCGATATCTACGCACCTTCGATGTGCTTGACTTGTTAGTGCGCTTTAAAGAAGGTCTGCGCCTGACCGAAATCAAAGAAGCGTTAGGCCTGCCGGTCAGCAGTGTCCACAATATGTTGCAAACCATGGTGGCGGCAGAAGTGCTGACCATGACCGAAGACTTGCGCTACTCAATCGGTCCACGTGTGGTCGGCATCGCTTTATCGACCGTGGCCTCGCTCGATGTGCGGCCATTGGCGCGCCGCCATTTGCAAGATCTGGCAAAAATCATTGGCGACGACGTCTATCTCGGAATGAATATGGGGCAGCGTGTGTTTTATGTTGACCGATGCATGGGTACGCAGCGTATTTCGCTCGATATTCGTTTGGGCGAGCGGCTGTCGCTGCACTGCACCGCGACCGGCAAGCTATTCGCCGCCAACGATACGCGCCTTGCTGCGAAGGCTTTATCTGGGCCGCTAAAAAAACTGACTACTAATACCATCACTGATGCGCGTGCATTGGAAGCGGAATATCAGCGCATTCGCAAGCAGGGTTACGCGAAAAGCGAAGAGGAAGCGGTCGAAGGCGTGGTCGGCTATGCCATTCCCATCCGACATGCCAATGGTAATTTGGCGGGGGCGATTCACGTTTCCGTCATTGGTCGGCGGGCAACCAAGTCGCACGAACATAAACTATTGGATGCCGCCCGTGCTTGCGCAGAGCAGATTGAGCGCAGCCTAGGCAACATACGGCCGGTCCTGACGTAA
- a CDS encoding ABC transporter substrate-binding protein: MNHHHHHHNHAVKPSTFFFRYKTPTSGLSSCVRRVSVSLVIATLAITAHAFEQPNDGVYADRIDWGVIMDMSGTASGSQIPWVRGMQSYMRNLNEAGGINGRKVNLVLEDDRYEAPLVRIAYEKLSSQTPVIGISGLGNTSAQVALMPSIRRGKLPVVGTFAVTKAGIEPPSPMFYNGYCGFKQMAQVGVGYFADKLKLKALKVATVHMDVAGGKEYADYVDAEVHKYGGTSQAFPVKVGSADVTAQVMGIIAMKPDVVTVYGVPTPTILLMRTMLQYGLKIPTFSITQLGTPDIYSALGPEAGRDYHFVSCFTPGDIEEPGGIKEMAAAADKYGFGGLKTNVNFVGGWVVGELVADAIARAGKEPTRAAMVEAMSKGFEVDTKGVSSPLKFSPDNHLGMSALRVYSYDYDAKRFKAYGKYSDYLKYVK, encoded by the coding sequence ATGAATCACCATCATCATCACCATAATCATGCGGTCAAACCGTCTACTTTCTTTTTCAGATATAAAACACCCACATCAGGTCTGAGTAGCTGTGTCAGAAGAGTAAGCGTCAGTCTGGTCATCGCCACCTTAGCGATCACCGCGCATGCCTTTGAACAACCTAACGATGGCGTGTACGCCGACAGGATTGATTGGGGCGTGATCATGGATATGAGCGGCACGGCGTCAGGATCGCAGATACCTTGGGTCCGCGGAATGCAGTCGTACATGCGCAACCTTAACGAGGCCGGAGGAATCAACGGCCGTAAAGTTAATCTTGTACTTGAGGATGATCGTTACGAGGCGCCATTGGTACGCATCGCCTATGAAAAATTGAGTAGCCAGACGCCAGTCATTGGCATATCAGGATTGGGTAACACCAGCGCCCAGGTCGCGTTAATGCCATCTATTCGCCGTGGCAAACTACCCGTCGTCGGAACCTTCGCCGTCACCAAAGCCGGTATCGAACCGCCGTCGCCGATGTTCTACAACGGGTACTGCGGGTTCAAGCAAATGGCGCAGGTCGGGGTCGGCTATTTTGCGGATAAACTTAAACTCAAGGCGCTCAAAGTTGCAACTGTTCACATGGATGTGGCGGGCGGAAAGGAATATGCTGATTATGTCGACGCAGAAGTGCATAAATATGGCGGCACATCTCAGGCGTTTCCAGTCAAGGTCGGTTCGGCCGACGTGACCGCGCAAGTGATGGGAATCATCGCCATGAAGCCGGATGTTGTGACGGTATACGGCGTTCCTACTCCGACCATTTTGCTGATGCGGACGATGCTGCAATATGGTTTGAAAATTCCTACTTTTTCCATTACGCAACTTGGTACGCCTGATATCTATTCTGCGCTGGGCCCTGAGGCCGGTCGCGATTATCATTTTGTCAGCTGCTTCACGCCGGGCGACATTGAAGAACCGGGCGGTATCAAGGAAATGGCCGCCGCCGCTGATAAATACGGTTTCGGCGGATTGAAGACCAATGTCAATTTTGTCGGCGGATGGGTGGTTGGCGAACTGGTGGCGGATGCGATTGCAAGAGCCGGGAAGGAGCCGACCCGTGCAGCGATGGTCGAAGCAATGTCAAAAGGCTTTGAAGTCGACACGAAGGGCGTTTCTTCACCGCTAAAATTTAGCCCGGATAATCATCTCGGTATGTCAGCGTTGCGGGTCTACAGTTATGACTACGATGCAAAACGCTTTAAAGCCTACGGCAAGTACAGCGATTATCTCAAGTACGTTAAATAG
- a CDS encoding glucose 1-dehydrogenase, producing MDISSNMAPQVLTGRLALVTGAGQGNGRAIAIGLARAGARVIVTDINAANIKQVEEEIRAAGGEAWAHVLDVTSTDACAALAQKIGDEIGQVNVVVNNAGILIRENIDSPRVVANMQRMMDVNVNGTFNVTHAWLPALRATRGTVINVASVAAFAGQPNSMGYSPSKGAVKLLTQSLAVELAKDGIRVNAIAPGLIETPMTIDSRGAPETLHKFMLRMPLGRVGQAEELVGPVVFLASEMASYVTGVILPVDGGFLAC from the coding sequence ATGGACATTTCTTCGAACATGGCACCGCAGGTGCTGACTGGACGTTTGGCGCTGGTAACCGGTGCAGGGCAAGGAAACGGTCGCGCCATTGCAATTGGCCTGGCCCGAGCTGGTGCGCGTGTCATCGTCACCGACATCAACGCAGCCAACATCAAGCAAGTGGAAGAAGAGATTCGTGCCGCTGGCGGAGAAGCGTGGGCGCACGTTCTCGATGTTACGTCGACCGACGCCTGTGCGGCTCTTGCGCAAAAAATTGGTGATGAAATTGGTCAGGTGAATGTGGTTGTTAATAATGCTGGAATCCTGATCCGCGAGAATATAGATAGTCCACGTGTTGTCGCCAATATGCAGCGCATGATGGATGTCAATGTCAATGGCACTTTCAACGTGACGCACGCATGGTTACCAGCATTGCGTGCAACACGTGGAACAGTCATTAATGTGGCTTCAGTCGCTGCCTTTGCCGGACAGCCTAACAGCATGGGTTATTCGCCCTCTAAAGGCGCGGTCAAACTGCTTACCCAATCGCTGGCGGTGGAACTTGCCAAAGACGGCATCCGCGTGAATGCTATCGCCCCGGGATTGATCGAAACACCAATGACTATTGATAGTCGCGGCGCACCTGAAACGCTGCATAAATTTATGCTTAGAATGCCGTTGGGACGCGTTGGGCAAGCGGAGGAATTGGTTGGACCAGTCGTGTTCCTGGCCTCTGAGATGGCGAGTTATGTCACTGGCGTCATATTGCCGGTCGATGGTGGATTTCTGGCCTGTTAA